A single region of the Anguilla rostrata isolate EN2019 chromosome 11, ASM1855537v3, whole genome shotgun sequence genome encodes:
- the LOC135234732 gene encoding transmembrane and coiled-coil domains protein 2-like isoform X3, giving the protein MKRCKSDDFTSVVDTINPTEGRAGDEETPSVFILEVKHGDNPGGNPDLSSTAPSQHTALTRSKPPDLKKIQQLSEGSMFGHGLKHLFHSRRRSREREQQSSQDCGTGASRAGACSDHESADEKERSPEMHRVSYAVSLHDLPARPTAFNRVLQQIRARPSIRRGASLHSSSRRTKSNPAAEGPKGGSPHLARRGAQEASLGLGPQHSRPRSSSTTDTALLTIDPTLQWGPEDPDRAAEKLDKGEMSTLCLPPSAGHTGSDGNISGDAPDAPDPQRTRAALQHLQQKVLKITEQVRVEQEARDENVAEYLKLAHNADKQQAARIKQVFEKKNQKSAQTIAHLHKKLEHYHKKLKEIEQNGPSRQPKDVLRDMQQGLKDVRANVRAGISGFGGGVVEGVKGGVSALSHAAVVSKPREFASLIRNKFGSADNIAQLKDTLEDPLPEDTPRALSGSATLVSSPKYGSEDECSSATSGSAAGSNSGAGAAAAGLGGLAPPVSSPKSNALDAHHHHLHGSWDVLLEELRQIKAGQSNLEDDIEDMKSQLHSDYSYMTQCLQEERYRYERLEEQLNDLTELHQNEMSNLKQELASMEEKVAYQSYERARDIQEAVESCLTRITKLELQQQQQQVVQLEGVENANARALLGKFINVILALMAVLLVFVSTLANFITPLMKTRERVAATVLLALVLFCLWKHWDFVEVWLLPS; this is encoded by the exons ATGAAACGTTGCAAATCGGACGACTTCACCTCGGTTGTGGACACCATTAACCCGACCGAGGGTAGGGCTGGAGATGAAGAAACGCCGAGTGTGTTTATCTTGGAGGTGAAACATGGGGACAACCCGGGGGGCAACCCCGATTTAAGCAGCACGGCCCCGAGTCAGCATACTGCGTTGACGAGGAGTAAACCACCCGATTTAAAG AAGATCCAGCAGCTGTCGGAAGGCTCCATGTTTGGCCACGGGCTGAAGCACCTGTTCCACAGCCGGCGACGTTCCCGGGAGCGCGAGCAGCAGAGCTCCCAGGACTGTGGCACGGGGGCGAGCCGGGCCGGGGCCTGCTCCGACCACGAGTCCGCGGACGAGAAGGAGCGCTCGCCGGAGATGCACCGCGTGTCCTACGCCGTGTCCTTGCATGACCTCCCGGCGAGGCCCACGGCGTTCAACCGTGTCCTGCAGCAGATCCGCGCCAGGCCCTCCATCCGCCGGGGGGCCAGCCTGCACAGCAGCAGCCGCCGGACCAAGAGCAACCCAGCCGCCGAAGGCCCCAAAGGGGGCAGCCCCCACCTGGCGCGCCGCGGGGCCCAGGAGGCATCGCTTGGCTTGGGCCCCCAGCACAGCCGGCCCCGGTCGTCCTCCACTACTGACACTGCCCTGCTGACCATCGACCCCACCCTGCAGTGGGGGCCCGAGGACCCCGACAGAGCTGCTGAGAAG CTGGATAAAGGCGAGATGAGCACGTTGTGCCTCCCCCCGTCCGCCGGCCACACGGGCTCGGACGGGAACATCAGCGGGGACGCCCCGGACGCTCCGGACCCCCAGCGCACCCGCGCCGCCCTCCAGCACCTGCAGCAGAAGGTCCTGAAGATCACGGAGCAGGTGCGCGTGGAGCAGGAGGCGCGCGACGAGAACGTGGCCGAGTACCTGAAGCTGGCGCACAACGCCGACAAGCAGCAGGCCGCCCGCATCAAGCAGGTCTTCGAGAAGAAGAACCAGAAGTCGGCGCAGACCATCGCCCACCTGCACAAGAAGCTGGAGCACTACCACAAGAAGCTGAAGGAGATCGAGCAG aacGGACCCTCCCGGCAGCCCAAGGACGTTCTGAGGGACATGCAGCAGGGCCTGAAGGACGTGCGGGCCAACGTGCGGGCGGGGATCAGCGGCttcgggggcggggtggtggagggggtgaaGGGAGGGGTGTCGGCCCTGTCCCACGCGGCCGTGGTGTCCAAGCCGCGCGAGTTCGCCAGCCTGATCCGCAACAAGTTCGGCAGCGCCGACAACATCGCCCAGCTGAAGGACACGCTGGAGGACCCGCTCCCCGAGGACACCCCCCGGGCGCTCAGCGGCAGCGCCACGCTGGTCTCCAGCCCCAAGTACGGCAGCGAGGACGAGTGCTCCAGCGCCACCTCCGGCTCGGCCGCCGGCAGCAACTCGGGGgcgggcgccgccgccgccggcctgGGGGGCCTGGCCCCGCCCGTGAGCAGCCCCAAATCCAACGCGCTGGacgcccaccaccaccacctgcacGGCTCCTGGGACGTCCTCCTGGAGGAGCTGCGCCAGATCAAGGCCGGCCAAAGCAACCTGGAGGACGACATCGAAGACATGAAGTCCCAGCTGCACAGCGACTATTCCTACATGACCCAGTGCCTCCAGGAGGAGAGATACAG GTACGAACGCCTTGAGGAGCAGCTGAATGACCTGACGGAGCTGCACCAGAATGAAATGAGCAATCTGAAGCAGGAACTCGCTAGCATGGAGGAGAAGGTAGCGTACCAGTCATACGAGAGGGCCAGAGACATCCAG gaagCAGTGGAGTCGTGTCTCACGCGCATCACTAagctggagctgcagcagcagcagcagcaggtggtgcagctggagggggtggagaaCGCCAACGCCCGGGCGCTGCTGGGCAAGTTCATCAACGTCATCCTGGCGCTCATGGCCGTGCTGCTGGTCTTCGTCTCCACGCTGGCCAACTTCATCACGCCGCTGATGAAGACGCGGGAGCGCGTGGCGGCCACCGTGCTCCTGGCACTGGTCCTCTTCTGCCTGTGGAAACACTGGGACTTTGTGGAGGTGTGGCTTCTGCCCAGCTGA
- the LOC135234732 gene encoding transmembrane and coiled-coil domains protein 2-like isoform X2, producing MKRCKSDDFTSVVDTINPTEGRAGDEETPSVFILEVKHGDNPGGNPDLSSTAPSQHTALTRSKPPDLKKIQQLSEGSMFGHGLKHLFHSRRRSREREQQSSQDCGTGASRAGACSDHESADEKERSPEMHRVSYAVSLHDLPARPTAFNRVLQQIRARPSIRRGASLHSSSRRTKSNPAAEGPKGGSPHLARRGAQEASLGLGPQHSRPRSSSTTDTALLTIDPTLQWGPEDPDRAAEKLDKGEMSTLCLPPSAGHTGSDGNISGDAPDAPDPQRTRAALQHLQQKVLKITEQVRVEQEARDENVAEYLKLAHNADKQQAARIKQVFEKKNQKSAQTIAHLHKKLEHYHKKLKEIEQPQTHTNGPSRQPKDVLRDMQQGLKDVRANVRAGISGFGGGVVEGVKGGVSALSHAAVVSKPREFASLIRNKFGSADNIAQLKDTLEDPLPEDTPRALSGSATLVSSPKYGSEDECSSATSGSAAGSNSGAGAAAAGLGGLAPPVSSPKSNALDAHHHHLHGSWDVLLEELRQIKAGQSNLEDDIEDMKSQLHSDYSYMTQCLQEERYRYERLEEQLNDLTELHQNEMSNLKQELASMEEKVAYQSYERARDIQEAVESCLTRITKLELQQQQQQVVQLEGVENANARALLGKFINVILALMAVLLVFVSTLANFITPLMKTRERVAATVLLALVLFCLWKHWDFVEVWLLPS from the exons ATGAAACGTTGCAAATCGGACGACTTCACCTCGGTTGTGGACACCATTAACCCGACCGAGGGTAGGGCTGGAGATGAAGAAACGCCGAGTGTGTTTATCTTGGAGGTGAAACATGGGGACAACCCGGGGGGCAACCCCGATTTAAGCAGCACGGCCCCGAGTCAGCATACTGCGTTGACGAGGAGTAAACCACCCGATTTAAAG AAGATCCAGCAGCTGTCGGAAGGCTCCATGTTTGGCCACGGGCTGAAGCACCTGTTCCACAGCCGGCGACGTTCCCGGGAGCGCGAGCAGCAGAGCTCCCAGGACTGTGGCACGGGGGCGAGCCGGGCCGGGGCCTGCTCCGACCACGAGTCCGCGGACGAGAAGGAGCGCTCGCCGGAGATGCACCGCGTGTCCTACGCCGTGTCCTTGCATGACCTCCCGGCGAGGCCCACGGCGTTCAACCGTGTCCTGCAGCAGATCCGCGCCAGGCCCTCCATCCGCCGGGGGGCCAGCCTGCACAGCAGCAGCCGCCGGACCAAGAGCAACCCAGCCGCCGAAGGCCCCAAAGGGGGCAGCCCCCACCTGGCGCGCCGCGGGGCCCAGGAGGCATCGCTTGGCTTGGGCCCCCAGCACAGCCGGCCCCGGTCGTCCTCCACTACTGACACTGCCCTGCTGACCATCGACCCCACCCTGCAGTGGGGGCCCGAGGACCCCGACAGAGCTGCTGAGAAG CTGGATAAAGGCGAGATGAGCACGTTGTGCCTCCCCCCGTCCGCCGGCCACACGGGCTCGGACGGGAACATCAGCGGGGACGCCCCGGACGCTCCGGACCCCCAGCGCACCCGCGCCGCCCTCCAGCACCTGCAGCAGAAGGTCCTGAAGATCACGGAGCAGGTGCGCGTGGAGCAGGAGGCGCGCGACGAGAACGTGGCCGAGTACCTGAAGCTGGCGCACAACGCCGACAAGCAGCAGGCCGCCCGCATCAAGCAGGTCTTCGAGAAGAAGAACCAGAAGTCGGCGCAGACCATCGCCCACCTGCACAAGAAGCTGGAGCACTACCACAAGAAGCTGAAGGAGATCGAGCAG cctcaaacacacact aacGGACCCTCCCGGCAGCCCAAGGACGTTCTGAGGGACATGCAGCAGGGCCTGAAGGACGTGCGGGCCAACGTGCGGGCGGGGATCAGCGGCttcgggggcggggtggtggagggggtgaaGGGAGGGGTGTCGGCCCTGTCCCACGCGGCCGTGGTGTCCAAGCCGCGCGAGTTCGCCAGCCTGATCCGCAACAAGTTCGGCAGCGCCGACAACATCGCCCAGCTGAAGGACACGCTGGAGGACCCGCTCCCCGAGGACACCCCCCGGGCGCTCAGCGGCAGCGCCACGCTGGTCTCCAGCCCCAAGTACGGCAGCGAGGACGAGTGCTCCAGCGCCACCTCCGGCTCGGCCGCCGGCAGCAACTCGGGGgcgggcgccgccgccgccggcctgGGGGGCCTGGCCCCGCCCGTGAGCAGCCCCAAATCCAACGCGCTGGacgcccaccaccaccacctgcacGGCTCCTGGGACGTCCTCCTGGAGGAGCTGCGCCAGATCAAGGCCGGCCAAAGCAACCTGGAGGACGACATCGAAGACATGAAGTCCCAGCTGCACAGCGACTATTCCTACATGACCCAGTGCCTCCAGGAGGAGAGATACAG GTACGAACGCCTTGAGGAGCAGCTGAATGACCTGACGGAGCTGCACCAGAATGAAATGAGCAATCTGAAGCAGGAACTCGCTAGCATGGAGGAGAAGGTAGCGTACCAGTCATACGAGAGGGCCAGAGACATCCAG gaagCAGTGGAGTCGTGTCTCACGCGCATCACTAagctggagctgcagcagcagcagcagcaggtggtgcagctggagggggtggagaaCGCCAACGCCCGGGCGCTGCTGGGCAAGTTCATCAACGTCATCCTGGCGCTCATGGCCGTGCTGCTGGTCTTCGTCTCCACGCTGGCCAACTTCATCACGCCGCTGATGAAGACGCGGGAGCGCGTGGCGGCCACCGTGCTCCTGGCACTGGTCCTCTTCTGCCTGTGGAAACACTGGGACTTTGTGGAGGTGTGGCTTCTGCCCAGCTGA
- the LOC135234732 gene encoding transmembrane and coiled-coil domains protein 2-like isoform X1, translated as MKRCKSDDFTSVVDTINPTEGRAGDEETPSVFILEVKHGDNPGGNPDLSSTAPSQHTALTRSKPPDLKKIQQLSEGSMFGHGLKHLFHSRRRSREREQQSSQDCGTGASRAGACSDHESADEKERSPEMHRVSYAVSLHDLPARPTAFNRVLQQIRARPSIRRGASLHSSSRRTKSNPAAEGPKGGSPHLARRGAQEASLGLGPQHSRPRSSSTTDTALLTIDPTLQWGPEDPDRAAEKLDKGEMSTLCLPPSAGHTGSDGNISGDAPDAPDPQRTRAALQHLQQKVLKITEQVRVEQEARDENVAEYLKLAHNADKQQAARIKQVFEKKNQKSAQTIAHLHKKLEHYHKKLKEIEQPQTHTVNITEKSYNGPSRQPKDVLRDMQQGLKDVRANVRAGISGFGGGVVEGVKGGVSALSHAAVVSKPREFASLIRNKFGSADNIAQLKDTLEDPLPEDTPRALSGSATLVSSPKYGSEDECSSATSGSAAGSNSGAGAAAAGLGGLAPPVSSPKSNALDAHHHHLHGSWDVLLEELRQIKAGQSNLEDDIEDMKSQLHSDYSYMTQCLQEERYRYERLEEQLNDLTELHQNEMSNLKQELASMEEKVAYQSYERARDIQEAVESCLTRITKLELQQQQQQVVQLEGVENANARALLGKFINVILALMAVLLVFVSTLANFITPLMKTRERVAATVLLALVLFCLWKHWDFVEVWLLPS; from the exons ATGAAACGTTGCAAATCGGACGACTTCACCTCGGTTGTGGACACCATTAACCCGACCGAGGGTAGGGCTGGAGATGAAGAAACGCCGAGTGTGTTTATCTTGGAGGTGAAACATGGGGACAACCCGGGGGGCAACCCCGATTTAAGCAGCACGGCCCCGAGTCAGCATACTGCGTTGACGAGGAGTAAACCACCCGATTTAAAG AAGATCCAGCAGCTGTCGGAAGGCTCCATGTTTGGCCACGGGCTGAAGCACCTGTTCCACAGCCGGCGACGTTCCCGGGAGCGCGAGCAGCAGAGCTCCCAGGACTGTGGCACGGGGGCGAGCCGGGCCGGGGCCTGCTCCGACCACGAGTCCGCGGACGAGAAGGAGCGCTCGCCGGAGATGCACCGCGTGTCCTACGCCGTGTCCTTGCATGACCTCCCGGCGAGGCCCACGGCGTTCAACCGTGTCCTGCAGCAGATCCGCGCCAGGCCCTCCATCCGCCGGGGGGCCAGCCTGCACAGCAGCAGCCGCCGGACCAAGAGCAACCCAGCCGCCGAAGGCCCCAAAGGGGGCAGCCCCCACCTGGCGCGCCGCGGGGCCCAGGAGGCATCGCTTGGCTTGGGCCCCCAGCACAGCCGGCCCCGGTCGTCCTCCACTACTGACACTGCCCTGCTGACCATCGACCCCACCCTGCAGTGGGGGCCCGAGGACCCCGACAGAGCTGCTGAGAAG CTGGATAAAGGCGAGATGAGCACGTTGTGCCTCCCCCCGTCCGCCGGCCACACGGGCTCGGACGGGAACATCAGCGGGGACGCCCCGGACGCTCCGGACCCCCAGCGCACCCGCGCCGCCCTCCAGCACCTGCAGCAGAAGGTCCTGAAGATCACGGAGCAGGTGCGCGTGGAGCAGGAGGCGCGCGACGAGAACGTGGCCGAGTACCTGAAGCTGGCGCACAACGCCGACAAGCAGCAGGCCGCCCGCATCAAGCAGGTCTTCGAGAAGAAGAACCAGAAGTCGGCGCAGACCATCGCCCACCTGCACAAGAAGCTGGAGCACTACCACAAGAAGCTGAAGGAGATCGAGCAG cctcaaacacacactgtgaatATTACCGAAAAATCATAT aacGGACCCTCCCGGCAGCCCAAGGACGTTCTGAGGGACATGCAGCAGGGCCTGAAGGACGTGCGGGCCAACGTGCGGGCGGGGATCAGCGGCttcgggggcggggtggtggagggggtgaaGGGAGGGGTGTCGGCCCTGTCCCACGCGGCCGTGGTGTCCAAGCCGCGCGAGTTCGCCAGCCTGATCCGCAACAAGTTCGGCAGCGCCGACAACATCGCCCAGCTGAAGGACACGCTGGAGGACCCGCTCCCCGAGGACACCCCCCGGGCGCTCAGCGGCAGCGCCACGCTGGTCTCCAGCCCCAAGTACGGCAGCGAGGACGAGTGCTCCAGCGCCACCTCCGGCTCGGCCGCCGGCAGCAACTCGGGGgcgggcgccgccgccgccggcctgGGGGGCCTGGCCCCGCCCGTGAGCAGCCCCAAATCCAACGCGCTGGacgcccaccaccaccacctgcacGGCTCCTGGGACGTCCTCCTGGAGGAGCTGCGCCAGATCAAGGCCGGCCAAAGCAACCTGGAGGACGACATCGAAGACATGAAGTCCCAGCTGCACAGCGACTATTCCTACATGACCCAGTGCCTCCAGGAGGAGAGATACAG GTACGAACGCCTTGAGGAGCAGCTGAATGACCTGACGGAGCTGCACCAGAATGAAATGAGCAATCTGAAGCAGGAACTCGCTAGCATGGAGGAGAAGGTAGCGTACCAGTCATACGAGAGGGCCAGAGACATCCAG gaagCAGTGGAGTCGTGTCTCACGCGCATCACTAagctggagctgcagcagcagcagcagcaggtggtgcagctggagggggtggagaaCGCCAACGCCCGGGCGCTGCTGGGCAAGTTCATCAACGTCATCCTGGCGCTCATGGCCGTGCTGCTGGTCTTCGTCTCCACGCTGGCCAACTTCATCACGCCGCTGATGAAGACGCGGGAGCGCGTGGCGGCCACCGTGCTCCTGGCACTGGTCCTCTTCTGCCTGTGGAAACACTGGGACTTTGTGGAGGTGTGGCTTCTGCCCAGCTGA
- the LOC135234736 gene encoding ubiquinol-cytochrome-c reductase complex assembly factor 2 has product MAATRYRRFLKLCEEWPRDESKKGRDLGTFLRQRVAHAFREGENTQISDPEKCDQMYESLARINSSFYKEKFPRAKDTSFTGVTVEECRVLLSTGSMQQMDEEKKGLWKTLMERFSSKSPEEGAEKATEK; this is encoded by the exons ATGGCTGCTACTCGATATCGGCGATTCCTTAAACTCTGCGAAGAGTGGCCGAGAGACGAATCTAAGAAAGGCCGGGATTTAGGGACTTTTCTACGACAGAGGGTGGCTCATGCGTTTCGGGAGGGTGAAAACACACAG ATATCGGACCCGGAGAAGTGCGATCAGATGTACGAAAGTTTGGCTCGCATCAACAGCAGCTTCTACAAGGAAAAG TTCCCACGTGCAAAGGACACAAGCTTCACAGGTGTGACAGTGGAAGAATGCAGAGTCCTTTTATCGACAG GCAGTATGCAGCAGATGGACGAGGAGAAGAAGGGCCTGTGGAAAACGCTGATGGAACGCTTTTCCTCAAAGTCGCCAGAAGAGGGCGCTGAAAAGGCCACAGAGAAGTAG
- the LOC135234732 gene encoding transmembrane and coiled-coil domains protein 2-like isoform X4, producing MFGHGLKHLFHSRRRSREREQQSSQDCGTGASRAGACSDHESADEKERSPEMHRVSYAVSLHDLPARPTAFNRVLQQIRARPSIRRGASLHSSSRRTKSNPAAEGPKGGSPHLARRGAQEASLGLGPQHSRPRSSSTTDTALLTIDPTLQWGPEDPDRAAEKLDKGEMSTLCLPPSAGHTGSDGNISGDAPDAPDPQRTRAALQHLQQKVLKITEQVRVEQEARDENVAEYLKLAHNADKQQAARIKQVFEKKNQKSAQTIAHLHKKLEHYHKKLKEIEQPQTHTVNITEKSYNGPSRQPKDVLRDMQQGLKDVRANVRAGISGFGGGVVEGVKGGVSALSHAAVVSKPREFASLIRNKFGSADNIAQLKDTLEDPLPEDTPRALSGSATLVSSPKYGSEDECSSATSGSAAGSNSGAGAAAAGLGGLAPPVSSPKSNALDAHHHHLHGSWDVLLEELRQIKAGQSNLEDDIEDMKSQLHSDYSYMTQCLQEERYRYERLEEQLNDLTELHQNEMSNLKQELASMEEKVAYQSYERARDIQEAVESCLTRITKLELQQQQQQVVQLEGVENANARALLGKFINVILALMAVLLVFVSTLANFITPLMKTRERVAATVLLALVLFCLWKHWDFVEVWLLPS from the exons ATGTTTGGCCACGGGCTGAAGCACCTGTTCCACAGCCGGCGACGTTCCCGGGAGCGCGAGCAGCAGAGCTCCCAGGACTGTGGCACGGGGGCGAGCCGGGCCGGGGCCTGCTCCGACCACGAGTCCGCGGACGAGAAGGAGCGCTCGCCGGAGATGCACCGCGTGTCCTACGCCGTGTCCTTGCATGACCTCCCGGCGAGGCCCACGGCGTTCAACCGTGTCCTGCAGCAGATCCGCGCCAGGCCCTCCATCCGCCGGGGGGCCAGCCTGCACAGCAGCAGCCGCCGGACCAAGAGCAACCCAGCCGCCGAAGGCCCCAAAGGGGGCAGCCCCCACCTGGCGCGCCGCGGGGCCCAGGAGGCATCGCTTGGCTTGGGCCCCCAGCACAGCCGGCCCCGGTCGTCCTCCACTACTGACACTGCCCTGCTGACCATCGACCCCACCCTGCAGTGGGGGCCCGAGGACCCCGACAGAGCTGCTGAGAAG CTGGATAAAGGCGAGATGAGCACGTTGTGCCTCCCCCCGTCCGCCGGCCACACGGGCTCGGACGGGAACATCAGCGGGGACGCCCCGGACGCTCCGGACCCCCAGCGCACCCGCGCCGCCCTCCAGCACCTGCAGCAGAAGGTCCTGAAGATCACGGAGCAGGTGCGCGTGGAGCAGGAGGCGCGCGACGAGAACGTGGCCGAGTACCTGAAGCTGGCGCACAACGCCGACAAGCAGCAGGCCGCCCGCATCAAGCAGGTCTTCGAGAAGAAGAACCAGAAGTCGGCGCAGACCATCGCCCACCTGCACAAGAAGCTGGAGCACTACCACAAGAAGCTGAAGGAGATCGAGCAG cctcaaacacacactgtgaatATTACCGAAAAATCATAT aacGGACCCTCCCGGCAGCCCAAGGACGTTCTGAGGGACATGCAGCAGGGCCTGAAGGACGTGCGGGCCAACGTGCGGGCGGGGATCAGCGGCttcgggggcggggtggtggagggggtgaaGGGAGGGGTGTCGGCCCTGTCCCACGCGGCCGTGGTGTCCAAGCCGCGCGAGTTCGCCAGCCTGATCCGCAACAAGTTCGGCAGCGCCGACAACATCGCCCAGCTGAAGGACACGCTGGAGGACCCGCTCCCCGAGGACACCCCCCGGGCGCTCAGCGGCAGCGCCACGCTGGTCTCCAGCCCCAAGTACGGCAGCGAGGACGAGTGCTCCAGCGCCACCTCCGGCTCGGCCGCCGGCAGCAACTCGGGGgcgggcgccgccgccgccggcctgGGGGGCCTGGCCCCGCCCGTGAGCAGCCCCAAATCCAACGCGCTGGacgcccaccaccaccacctgcacGGCTCCTGGGACGTCCTCCTGGAGGAGCTGCGCCAGATCAAGGCCGGCCAAAGCAACCTGGAGGACGACATCGAAGACATGAAGTCCCAGCTGCACAGCGACTATTCCTACATGACCCAGTGCCTCCAGGAGGAGAGATACAG GTACGAACGCCTTGAGGAGCAGCTGAATGACCTGACGGAGCTGCACCAGAATGAAATGAGCAATCTGAAGCAGGAACTCGCTAGCATGGAGGAGAAGGTAGCGTACCAGTCATACGAGAGGGCCAGAGACATCCAG gaagCAGTGGAGTCGTGTCTCACGCGCATCACTAagctggagctgcagcagcagcagcagcaggtggtgcagctggagggggtggagaaCGCCAACGCCCGGGCGCTGCTGGGCAAGTTCATCAACGTCATCCTGGCGCTCATGGCCGTGCTGCTGGTCTTCGTCTCCACGCTGGCCAACTTCATCACGCCGCTGATGAAGACGCGGGAGCGCGTGGCGGCCACCGTGCTCCTGGCACTGGTCCTCTTCTGCCTGTGGAAACACTGGGACTTTGTGGAGGTGTGGCTTCTGCCCAGCTGA